GATGCAGCTTCCAAAGTTATGGCATGGGAACATAATACACCGTTTGAATTATCGATGATTGGATTATTCATCCTAAATATAACATCTTTTAAAATGACGATTGTCTGGAGGTTTTTTCGACTGTGGGCCTTGGTTGACGGGATTGATGCTCCAGAAAATATGATTCGATTAATAGATAACAACTACAGTACTCAAGGATTTTGGAGGGCATGGCATCGTTCCTATAATAAATGGCTTATCCGTTATGTATACGTTCCATTAGGTGGCTCACATCGAAGGGTTGTGGCATGTTTAGCAATTTTCACGTTTGTTGCCATCTGGCACGATATCCAACTCCATCTTTTAAAGTGGGGCTGGCTAATtgttttatcatttttgcCAGAGATGATTTTGGTCAAGTCGTTCACATCCTACAAACACAAATGGTGGTACAGGTACATATCCGCCCTGGGAGGGGTAATAAACATTTGGATAATGATGATAGCCAATTTGTTTGGGTACTGTATAGGATACGAAGGTACTGTCGGTATGTTACATGATATGTTTTGCACCATGTCTGGTTTCGTCTATTTCGTTATAACTACATATTGTTTAGGTTACACGGTTTTGATTATGTTTGAGCTAAGAGAAGACGAAAAAAGGCGTGGTATTAATCTAAAGTGTTGagttttcattaaatttaaGCCTACATGAAGGCGTGTAACATGAATGTatatttattcattgtTGATCGAAGACTCAATTCGcacaaaatcaattttatttactaCCACTTTTCTCAGAAAGGAGACTAAAATACTGTATAAGAGCGAAAAATGgattaataataatgtgGTTTTCTTATTTAAAAGCATATATATGGTTACTCCTCTTCATAAGTAATGCAATGGAGGTGAAAAACTGGCTCCACTTGTCTGTCAAGAACTTCTTACCGTCCATTGAGATGAAGAACTAACATATGTTCCTAAAAAGTTTTTGTCCTCCAAGCAGCCTAAgtaaattatatttcaTGTTGCTCTATTTATCATAATTTTCtcgataaaaataatgagtAAAATACATTCGTATACATTTGATGTTGAAATTCTTACTTTCTATTTGTCGGCTAAGTCAGTGATACGCATTGGGTAAGTTGCACGTTCGGGTGACAGAATGCCAGCTTTCTACTCTTCTGTTTAACGTGCACGTTCAATATTACATCTCATTCAGTTTCCAATAATATGATCCTAACTTTTTATGCAATGTCTCGTaataatgatttatttcaaatagtCTCTGTTATTCCTACAGGAAGctaaaatatatattgcCAGCCTCGATTAACATTGCTTCGTGGGAGTAGTAGCAGACGATTAGTTTTCCGGGTAGATTGTTCGTAAAGCAATGGAATTATTTATGAAACTCGGTTTATGATTGACATAAAATCGGTAGCAGGTCAAAAGGTCGATATGTCTTATTTTTTGAGCCAttatctttgaataaaatacaGATATCAGGAGCATTCAATTTAACTGTTATATGAAAGGTAGTATTTTATCATGCTTCCAATATATATGTTATCTGGATCTATCAGAAGGAAAGTTCAAGATATCTCTTTTCAGCaaacattttgaaagtgTTTTCATAAGTAACACTGATAAGTAAAAGAATAATTACTTACATAAATTAGGCCAATAACTTAATACCATTATTCGTATTTTATATGTCCGGCTAGTTCTCATATACATCTCATTGAAGACACATATTTAAAAAGAGCTGGATGGTACAGTAACTTCCCAGATCCAAACGGAAGCGGTTCAAATAGGCGTGCGTACAATGAAAAACTGCAGTAGCATGTGTGGAGCCACCTTGCTGTTTGTATCAAGGTTTGCACAAAGGGAAATTAGTCTCCCAAGTTTACAATAACCTAAGTTGAGTatacaaacaaaaaaaagttctGCAGTTGGGAGAATATAAAGAACTAAAAGTTAATTACAAATGGATATAATAGTAATTATATAacagaaaaattagaaaatatgaaaatacAAAAGGGTCACGGAAAAAGAACATTGGTATCATAGTTATCTCTTAGATTATTAACATtaacaaaaagaaaacattaAAACAGGCGTTGAATAAACTCCCACCCAAAGTACCAGCCGATCCAGCGTAACTTGAAACCAAAACTGAACTCTCGATAGCGCAACTGGTGGTGGAACCAGAAGTGACAGTAGTGGTGTACTTAGACTCAGCATGAGTGTCATCTGTAATTATAGTAGATTGTGTAGTGTACGTAGAACCGGCAGAGTCAGTGGTCGTGTAGTCAGAGACTGTGGCAGTATAAGTGGTGGAACCAGAGCTTAGAGTAGTAGTGTATTCAGAGCCGCCAGTCGTAGATTCAGATCCAGAAAGCGTGGATACGATTGTATACGTGGTGTAGTCAGATCCAGCACTGTTCGTAGTGTCGTAGTCAGATACCAGAGCAGTGATGGTTGAGGAACCAGAGCTGAGAGTAGTAGTGTATTCAGAGCCGCCAGTCGTAGATTCAGATCCAGAAAGCGTGGATACGATTGTATACGTGGTGTAGTCGGAGCCAGCACTGTTCGTAGTGTCGTAGTCAGATACCAGAGCAGTGATGGTTGAGGAACCAGAGCTGAGAGTAGTAGTGTATTCAGAGCCGCCAGTCGTAGATTCAGATCCAGAAAGCGTGGATACGATTGTATACGTGGTGTAGTCAGATCCAGCACTGTTCGTAGTGTCGTAGTCAGATACCAGAGCAGTGATGGTTGAGGAACCAGAGCTGAGAGTAGTAGTGTATTCAGAGCCGCCAGTCGTAGATTCAGATCCAGAAAGCGTGGATACGATTGTATACGTGGTGTAGTCAGATCCAGCACTGTTCGTAGTGTCGTAGTCAGATACCAGAGCAGTGATGGTTGAGGAACCAGAGCTGAGAGTAGTAGTGTATTCAGAGCCGCCAGTCGTAGATTCAGATCCAGTAAGCGTGGAGAGGATTGTATACGTGGTGTAGTCGGAGCCAGCACTGTTCGTAGTGTCGTAGTCAGATACCAGAGCAGTGATGGTTGAGGAACCAGAGCTGAGAGTAGTAGTGTATTCAGAGCCAGCGCCGTTGGTAGTGTCGTGGTCAGATACCAAAGTGCTAGTAGTAGAAGAACCAGAACTCACAATGGAGGTATATTCTGCTCCACTTGAAACGGAGGAAACCACCCAAGATGAGCTTGAGCTTGAGATAGAAATACTCGTGGACTCACTTGCAGTTGATGGCATGACCGTAGATGACGCAGAACTTTGAGTAGTACTCGTCGAAGAAATATCTGCTATCGAACAAGAACCGGAAGTGATGGTGGTAGTACAGTCATAAATAACTGAGGTATAAATGTGATTATCTTCTGTCGAAGTAGTAGATGTACTGTCATCGGCCGCTTCAGAAGTGAATAGTGATTTCCAGCTCTTATAAACAACACCTGAAGTCGTCGATGTATACTCAGAAACGACTTCACCGTAAGTTTTACCTTCAGAAGTAACAGTAACAGTGTAAACTGGATTTTCCGTAGTGGTAACGACGCTGTTAATGCAATAACTGGAACCACTTTCATCAGTTGTAGTCATAGCGGTAACGATAGCAGTAGCAATACACGCAGAAACAGTGGTTGTGGCTGTCATACCTGATCTAGTAACTTCAGCTTCAATAAGGGACTCGACGATGTACTGAGTTGTAGTTTTACCCTCTGAGTTGGTTGTAACTAGCTCAGAAACAACTGCGGTGGCAGTTGTGATCAGGTCTTCGTATGTAGTTGTAAATACTGCACCTTCAGCTCTAACGAAGAGCAAAAGATGTAATAGCAGAACCAAAGATCGACTTGCATGTTTGAAGGAAATCATGGCGGTAAATCTTCGGAATTCTTTTACTGTAGGTTAACAAAATTAGGCTGAATGTACTGAAGaatggaaaagaaatataatttcaGGTTCTACTATTTATACCTTTCCAACACCTTCGTTTTTCGGACAATTGGGagattttattattttttattcaaatgaaagGGATGTTTAAATGATTGATTGCTAGATTGGGTGGCTGGCTATCCACGCTCTAACATTATGAGAGCTTTTTGCGCCACTTGTAATGACTAATGAACATTAATGGCACGGCTTAAAATAGCGAGATTCAACTTGCCAGGATACTTCCTATGGCATGGTTCGTGCacaatatttcttgaaaggCAAACATAGTTGCTCTTAGGCGTCGTTCATAGTGGAACGTTTCAGCAATAGTATGAAGGATCCAAAGCAGGCATAGCAGTGTTTTGTAAAATGGTGTGACAAGAAATTCGCGTGCAATCATTTGCTTAATCTCGATGTAATATGAAAAGCAATTAGTTTACCGGTCTTAAAAGAACATTGACAATTAGACTTATCGGCCAGTGCCGTCGACGGCTAGATACACCTGAgattattggaaaaattatttggaTAAGGGAGGGACAATAGAATCAAGATATTGCCAAGAAATTTATGTCTTAATCTAGCAAATGGACATTCGAAAAATTGCAGATCATTTATTCAAAGGAAATATAGCACCTATCAATAGCACatgtaaaaaaaatggaaaaaggGATGTGCAACTAGGGCTACAAACCAGTCAAAAATAGCAGTCCTTCGTAGTAAACAGGTGTGTTGGAGGACTTTGAACCATCTAGCTCGGGTTACTTGAATTAGGGGATTAACTAAGTTAGGAATTCTCGAGAGCATTCATCAAAACTTGCGAATTTTGAGGGAGGCAATAGTAACAGTTGAAAAAGCGGAGACAGGAAAATACACGTAGAAAAAATGCGCGATAAGCGAAATCTTCCAATATGCAAAGTATTTAGCTCCTGATTATCGTCGTTTTCAGAATACATAGATGCTATGAAAATGAACGTAACCAGATTGTCTTTCCAGATTGTCTTTCGAAACAGTGAGTGAGATTTTTTGGAACGATTCTTTGTCAATATTGTTTTGGGATCAGTGTGACTGCCCACTAGAACGGAAGTAGTATTATTCAGAGAAGCGGTTGTCAGGAGGTTCTTTATGCCGCTTAAACTTCATATTTGTGAAAGGAACTTAGCTGCTGCATGTAGAGGAGCCTGCTTAATCTTACATATTTGAGTTACAATAATGCAACAGTGAACTTGCACATAATGACCCATTTCCAGTTATCCCATTTCGGCAAAGCATGTAATTCTTACGGGTTGCTTGATTTGCCGGGAAAAATACAGAGGAGTTTTCAGAATTGGTTCCATTTTACTAGGCTGTTTTAATCTACAACCGATATAAGATCTTAATGAAGTTCAATTGTAAAGCTCAAACTTCTCGTTTGCCAAGAATTTTTTACCAGTAACCTCCAGGAGTACTTTCTTCCCTTTCTGGTCACATCGCTTTTTTGGAGTTATCTATCCTTGACGGAAGACGTGACTGAGAGATATTTAGCCATAGAATCTTCTTGATTAAAGAACTCACGTAATCTAATCTGACTGTGCCCTCTTACTCAGCAATTGACAATGACGCCCTGGTAAAATGGCAGCATCTACTCAATTCAAACACAGTGTGAGACTTCCTATTTTAGAGACCTCTGGTTGCGAAATAAAGAAACCACATGAATGGCCACGCAAAAATATTGCAGGGCGACCAATCCAAGTATACACCCACACAAAAACTTACCGATCTAAGAAGCGATCGGAGACTAATGACTTGAACCTACCTTGTATATGGGGTTTCCTTGgcaaattttggaaatatgATAGTTCACAAGGCAAGTAGAACACATTTTGCTTTAAAAATACGAAGTGTAGTAGCTGAATGCCGCTCAACGCTAAAGTAGGCAATTCTTGTTGATTTCGTTCACAAGGGGCATAAACTATGATTATGTCAAAAGAGAATATGAACGTAACTGCCTTTATCTCCTGGTAAGTGAAAAGGCGGTGGCGGAGCATACAGTATGTTCTTGATTTTATGGTTTCCTGTATCCTCTATTTTTGATGACTAGCAGCTTGCTGAATTTGGAGAATGCTATAAATTtgcttttttgaaagtcaTAACTGTAGTAACAATAGTGTAGGACAGCCGCACGAATTGTAATATGCCGCAGGATATTGTGAAGGCACTAGAAGACAATCTGTACTTTTGTCTCCATTTCAAGGTTTCACAAATTATCGATGGCACAAGCCTACATCTATTGCTTGAGTGGAATAATAGATGTGAGTTACCTCAAACAAGGAATTACTGCTATACGTTTGTTTAATTATGACATTCCTTGGTTGGTCGCGGAACTTGTGCAATGGTACACTATCCATAGATCTATTTGTCAGCAAGGTCACCGTGCCATGGATATTATAGGCTGTGATGTTAGTGTTTTTGTATGAGTTGAATTAAAACATTAGTAGAATGTAAAAGGCAAGCGTACCGCGCTTTCAAAGTGGGATATAACGGAAGTAATTTTGTATTAATAACAGCTtccttcttcaatatcatcaatagaaacctaaaaatataattgcCTAAAGTTTTGAGTCTAGCAACTCATTTTTTGCCCTGGCTTCTGAAAGCGAATCATTTCTATTACTAAACGATTGTTTCAGTTGACTTTAATAGTTGGCTaagaatatatttcttctaaagaTTAGTACGCCGAAAGGTAGTCGTCTGATATTTGGTTATCTTTTGGATATTAACTTTTGGCTTTATCTTCCcatcaaatcaattagGTGACCATTATGAAATGACGATTAAAGGAACTTGGTCCAGGATCAGCTTTAAGTTCCGGCCTTAGTCTAGTTCGGataacatttttttctagttAATTGTCCTCAAATGTCATCACGATCCTTTTTTGTGAATGTCAAGCTCCAAGTCATTCAATCAGAGCATAAACAGCATATATGTGTACCATTTACAGTCTCCATGCCCAAAAAAAAGCCTACAGCTTTATAAAAAGGGTCCATTGCATAATAGTCGAAGCATGAAAAAAGTAATAACTTCAGGGAACTGGGCAGTCTAATATTTATTAAGCGAGCTTTGGTAGACTTCTATGGCCTTGCCGAATTTTTTCCACTTCAGTATTAGCATCTTGAGAAGCATTTACATTTTGCATAAAACTCTGGCTGACAGCAACATAAGCATGATTTTTGCATATTGCTGTCATTGGAATATCTTCTTAATCTTCATGACAGGAGAGAAAAGATCAGtatcaaataattgtaTAATCAACCTTTCGAAATGTCGTACGTGCCGTGGCCTCTGTAGAAATAATTAGCACGATATTCAGCTGTGCCCATTAGTCAACAAATAGCCGTTCACAGAAGAAGCAATAGGATTCCAGGTATTTGGTCGATGTTGTGCTTGCATTCGATTAACGCAAAGGTAAAAACTGCCTTTGCAAAAGTATGAAGGCTCGTATCAAAGACTATCAGGACTGCGATTGTTGACGTAATAAATAAATGCAGCGCGGTAAAAACTAGATAATTaacatttcattatcttctaTTATGGCTTCATAAGTTATTAGCCATTATAATGAAGAATATTTGTGAACTGTTGGCATGTGATATTTCATGAAAGCGATATGAGATCTTCTTATGGAAAATATTGCCCATAAGTGCCGTTGTAGCCGGCTCATGATTCTCATTTAGGGGCTCACCtgaatcttttgaattcatcGTTGGTTTTAGAAGttattaatttgaaaatgatttactCCTTGGTTGCATTAAAAAGTACATTTTTAGGGCAATATAAAACCTGACCATATTGCTGCCATATTGAATGAGCGAAAAGAAAACCCTCAAGTCCATATAGAGTTAAAgtagtaaaaaaaattgtggacgaatttcaattttcctTGTACCAATTGAAGTATTATTAGCATAGTTGAAGAAGAGATTATTGTATGATACTTACATGAGAGATGGCAGAACAACCGTTCTCGGGACTCAAATGATCAGTATTAATAACTTTACAGGTTCAAGTAAGGTAATAAAAACGCAGCTTCAGCTGTTGGAGAGGATAATTCTTCAGTTTTTTGTTCCTTTGCGAACcatgtttttttttacatATATGCCCTTTAACTATACCTCTCATTCATCAGTTTCGAATGTACCATGTAACTAAATTTGGACTTTATAGATCGTGTCTTGaaatatggaaaatgtCAAAATCAGTAGCTATCGTGGAACTAATATATTGAGAAATAGGGTTTGACAGTATGTATTTTTTAGTTTGATGTCAAGCTTCGGTGTAACACTGTCTAAATTAAGACCTATGGAATGTGACCTTGATAAAGGGGCTCATTTATCTATAGATCATATACTTGGTTGTTATTTTTACGTTTTATAAAATGAAGGCCATTTCTCATGTTTTTTTCTATCGATTTTTGATCATTGGGTCCGATGTACTTTTCTCGAGTACCAGAAATGTGTTGAACCAAATCTGGGACGTTCAATGGATTCGAAAAGACAAAGTCGCAGTAAACGCAGTATTATTAGAGGCAGACATAATTTAGCAGTAGGATGCAAATATGAATCAATACGAATGTTTATTGTATTAAAAGGAACTGACTTCCTTTGCATATTGAACGACATCTTAATGCGACAAGTCATTTGTTATTTGACTCTTAGTAATACTAGAAGCTAGGTTCTAACTTCTGTTCATCGTTTTCAATGTACATTAGGAAATGGACACCTTTTaacaaaatgatgaagCTGTCGTCATTCCTACAGAAAATTCAGCTCATGAGGAACTCGTTAGCATACATAAACCACTATGATATAGACTTCACACACTTATATAGTATATCTAGAGGTATTTACATTAAACAAGAACTAAGTGACTACcgttttcaaataattctgGTAAAAGCGACAGTAAAGTTTTTACTATCTGTCGTTATCAGGTCAGCAACCATCCTGCAGTCCTTATAGAGCATGATTATTGGTTAGAAAAGTTATGTGTTGAGTTCATCATTGATTAAGTTAGGTATAAGGATGagactttctttttcagctGTATAAGGTaagtaaaatatttaaacaATCATAACTAGTACCTAAttctcttcttgaattACGTCCCTGTATTTATTAACACACTGGGAGTTACTACTTTAATTTTTGGTAGTGTACACTCTGCACTATTATGCAATTGGTATGATTCCCCTTCCTGCCAGAAACAATAGATGTGTCTTAGGTAATGAAATTCATTTATTGGTTTTGTCTcataatctttttcatttttgttgCACTAACGTATAGTCTTCCGTGGTTTTCGAAATTTTACTTGGAAGcataaaatattaaaaaaaacaaaaaacGTAAATAGAGATGACTTTATTTTAAAAGACCTTATCCGTTGAAACACGCTGTAATTATGGCGGCTGCTACTTATTTATATCTGTACTATTTTTCGAAGGCTATTTATTATTGTGAGAGCATACAAAAACAATGTCTAGGAAGATATCAGAACAAACCTCTTTCAAGATTTCGTTTATTATAATAGGTGAAATCAAAGCTAACAGGAACCTACTCTACGTACATGATAGTTGCGTATCGACAGTAAGGAATGATGAACTACTAATTCGAAGCAGACAAAAAGGTCACACGTCACTGGtctcaaaaaaaataatcataTCCTAAAGATGACTTTCAAGCGCTTCATTCAAGAGCTGCTCTGCTCCTTGAAAGTTAATTCTGAGCTACGTTCCTTTCCTGCAGGAGCATATCGATTTCTCCGTTCCTTTTCCGAAAGTTCACGACACTTTGGCACCGCTTTAATaactagaaaaaaattgacatCTGTATATACTGACATTTTTGATGAGCACCGAGAGAAATGATGTTACGAGCCTGAGAAAGTGTGTACAAGGGACTCCTTGCCCCATATTTTTCACCTATGATTATATCTCTAAAAGCCTTACCACTTTTGGAATGGCACTCAGAGTATCTGTTTTTGAAAGCATTTTTTATACAGTCTGTCACCTATGTTACTGGGACACTGTATAAAGCGGAAAGTTTTCATCAGCAGAAAGGTATAAAAAGGACCTATTCCAATGATTTTCTATCGAATTCAAAGCagttttgttattttttaCCACATTTCTTCAGAtctaaatcaaaaatttatcacGATTCTACAAAAATGACAGAATCTATGGAGCATGAACAATTACAGCGGACGGGTTCATCAAATGACTCATACTCATTGGAGCCACATGAAAAAGTTTCTGGTGAAAGCTTTAATGAGTACCATAGTGAGGTTCTAGATGAGGCACCAGGGTTACCCAAAAAGCCGATAACCGAATACGCCGGAACcatattaattttcttttgtataGCGTTTGGTGAATTTATTTACGGTTGGGATACTGGTACAATATCTGGCTTTGTCGCTTTTGATAActttttagaaaattttggtgaaaaaaggaaagatgATACTTACTATTTATCAAATGTCAGAACAGGATTGATAGTTGCCATTTTCAACATTGGCTGTGCCGTAGGTGGTATCTTCCTGTCTAAAATTGGGGATATTTATGGACGTAAAATAggtattatttttatgaacgttatttatattatcGGACAGTTAATCTGTATCACATCAATGAAACATAAATGGTACCAATACACAATTGGTAGGATTATCTCTGGTTTAGCTGTTGGAGGTTTCATGACTCTAATCCCCATTTTTCTTGCAGAAACTGCTCCAAAACATTTGAGAGGTTTGGCCATATCTGTCGGGATGTTCATGTGTACCTTAGGTATCCTACTTGGCTACTGTGCCAACCTCGGTCTGAAGGATTATACTACTACAGCCCAATGGAGGATTCCCTTAGGATTAACATTCGCGTGGGCGATTTTATTGTTTGC
The genomic region above belongs to Kazachstania africana CBS 2517 chromosome 7, complete genome and contains:
- the KAFR0G00150 gene encoding uncharacterized protein, whose translation is MISFKHASRSLVLLLHLLLFVRAEGAVFTTTYEDLITTATAVVSELVTTNSEGKTTTQYIVESLIEAEVTRSGMTATTTVSACIATAIVTAMTTTDESGSSYCINSVVTTTENPVYTVTVTSEGKTYGEVVSEYTSTTSGVVYKSWKSLFTSEAADDSTSTTSTEDNHIYTSVIYDCTTTITSGSCSIADISSTSTTQSSASSTVMPSTASESTSISISSSSSSWVVSSVSSGAEYTSIVSSGSSTTSTLVSDHDTTNGAGSEYTTTLSSGSSTITALVSDYDTTNSAGSDYTTYTILSTLTGSESTTGGSEYTTTLSSGSSTITALVSDYDTTNSAGSDYTTYTIVSTLSGSESTTGGSEYTTTLSSGSSTITALVSDYDTTNSAGSDYTTYTIVSTLSGSESTTGGSEYTTTLSSGSSTITALVSDYDTTNSAGSDYTTYTIVSTLSGSESTTGGSEYTTTLSSGSSTITALVSDYDTTNSAGSDYTTYTIVSTLSGSESTTGGSEYTTTLSSGSTTYTATVSDYTTTDSAGSTYTTQSTIITDDTHAESKYTTTVTSGSTTSCAIESSVLVSSYAGSAGTLGGSLFNACFNVFFLLMLII
- the KAFR0G00160 gene encoding sugar porter family MFS transporter; amino-acid sequence: MIISLKALPLLEWHSEYLFLKAFFIQSVTYVTGTLYKAESFHQQKGIKRTYSNDFLSNSKQFCYFLPHFFRSKSKIYHDSTKMTESMEHEQLQRTGSSNDSYSLEPHEKVSGESFNEYHSEVLDEAPGLPKKPITEYAGTILIFFCIAFGEFIYGWDTGTISGFVAFDNFLENFGEKRKDDTYYLSNVRTGLIVAIFNIGCAVGGIFLSKIGDIYGRKIGIIFMNVIYIIGQLICITSMKHKWYQYTIGRIISGLAVGGFMTLIPIFLAETAPKHLRGLAISVGMFMCTLGILLGYCANLGLKDYTTTAQWRIPLGLTFAWAILLFAGVLVTPESPRYLCECKKIELAKKSVARSNKVHSDDPAVQSEIDAMLASIQYEKEVGTASWAELFSTKDKILQRLIIGIFIQAFQQLTGDNYFFYYATTIFKSVGMSNSYITSIILGAINFGSSFISMWSVDHIGRRRSLLWGAALMAICMVIYASLGVTRLYPHGRSQPPSKAAGDVMIVFTCLYILFFATTWEPCAWLIVSEIYPLRIRSKGMSLASSANWIFGFLISFFTPFINSAIHFSYGYVFMGCLVAMFLFVFFFVPETTGLSLEEIGEMFEEGVLAWKSRDWVPSAKREAGFTYTTSNNSKF